The nucleotide window TTCGTCttacattaaaaacaacaaatcaataatatcaacattttttttcttttatgtatataactatacaagtgaatatttttgtgtccCATCTCCTCTAAGGCCTTTACATTTATTACAGCTACTTTTAATAGAATCTCCttcttttgatttatattattattattaaaaatgtttaatggacattgttaaattatgtttgtattttgaTAAACTAACGTGAAACATGcgtaaaaaatttaacttatgAGTTTGGCTACTGATCTAAGCAATGGATAAAATCGTTACCTATGTGATTTCAAAATAGTTGGAATGATGTGATCTAACGACATTACATTAATTCATACATAATTACTTTGATTTTTTACAGTTTTCGTCTGCTACCTGGTGCCAATTCAAGGAGCTTTTGTTGCATTCGTGGGAAACTTATGTACTACTCTATTAGCACTAGTTTTTCCTGCTTTGATggaattgtgtattttataccCAAATCAGTAtggaaaatacaatttttatttaataaaagacttaataatagttattttcgGCGCATCATCGTGGGTGATTGGAGTCGCGCTCTGTGGTTACCTTATTTACGTCAGAGTGTTCTCCTTGCATTCTCTTAATAATAACATGGAGTATTgataactgaaattaaaaataaaaagtgttatGAAATAAAGTTACTGAAGAATTTAtagtgtttttaatattatttttctaactgCTTCGTTTTGGGAACGCCTTAATTTGTTGCATGATTGTGATATAGGtaggtacattatttttatatacatgtatTGTGTATATTAAATTAGACAAGTACCTAGAGAAAAAGAGCGAATAAGACAAAATTATCATTACGCGAGAACTATCCTAGGAACGCACATCGTCAATATAGGTAGGGATCCGATGTGAACTAAGAAACAGATCAATTCAATAACATTCGCGACCCATTTTCCAACCAACCAAATCTTCTCAACTAGTCCTTAAAATCAAATAGATACAGGCTTTTAATTCGTCACTCTATTAAGTAAATTGTAAAGAATTCACTATTCCTTAATGCGTGAATCGATTATAAAACCATTTCAACGGTTTAGTTGTTTAGTATTTCTTTTAACATTATACAAAATCACTAgaattgtttttactttttattttcggATTCATATTTTTGACTTGtttttcgttattttaaaacctttatttattttgagtcacacaatatttagtttatatattcTCTATGTTTTTTTACTATGTCACTTTGTCATTagaatttaatatgaaaaacaaCATGTATGTTGTTTTTACGGCTGACAGCGCGAGTAGgagtatgtaattaaaattaacaatgaaaaacttaaacaaatttaaaaggtTCTTGTAAGGTTATGAGTcctttaagtaaaattatttttattttcctagtCAACACCTTAACTCTTACTGAAACATTTAAAAGGTAATCATGTTTTGtcattatcttttttattttattttaatttatacttttaaatgctgattaatttattaaacaggCAGCAACTTCCGCTATGGACCTGGGACTGTATTGACGATAAATGTATATCTACAAAAGCAACAAAATATGGGAGGCTACAGTCCTTAGTCACTTGTAACATGCTTTGTACGTCTGTACAACTGTGGCCGAAACCCACAGGAACAGTTTCTTTATCAAAAACAGCTCTACCTGTCCGTGCTGacttattctatttaaaaatactatcttTTCCTTCAATTCATGTACGAAAAAATTTCATCGATGCATTTGAATTATTTCGACAAGATTTGTATAAGATGGAGAACAACGTAAGTGTCATTGAACCGCATTGCCCTGTTGAAATTCGGGTTGCAATAAATGAAAGTGGCAACAATGACCCTAGGATGCTTTTCGATACAGATGAAAGCTATCGATTAAAACTGACTGCTAATTTATCGGCTGGGTGTCTCATAGCGGAGATTGCTTCGAATTCATTTTGCGGTGCACGACACGCTTTAGAAACGTTGTCGCAGTTGCTTTGGTTTGATCCATATGCGGgtactttattaatattggaCACAGCTAACATCGAAGATTCTCCACGATTTCGTTACCGTGGACTTATGTTAGACACAGTACACAATTATTTCCCCGTCAACGAAATATGTAAAACCATTGATGTCATGGCCGCTACTAAACTCAATACACTACACTGGCGTGCAGCTGATTCGCAAGGTTTGTCTATACATTTTAGAAGTTTATCACAATTACcttattatgaattatataagCAAGGTGCGGTGTACACTCCGGAAGAAGTACACGTAATTGCAAAACATGCGCGTAAGCGGggtataaaagttttaattgaagtcgatttgtCATCCCTCGCATCTAATGCTTGGAACTGTGGATCAAATATACTTGGTCAATTAATACGCGACGATGTGGAATGTTCAAGAGAATACAATAATGAGTTTTTGTGTAGAgaaatttatcaaaacaatTCACATCTGTATGATGTTATCGAAAAAATATACGCCGAAATCATTGAAATTACTGGCATTGATGATATTTTTCATCTTGCCGGTGAGGATATTTGTGAATATTGCCTACAAAGTT belongs to Melitaea cinxia chromosome 17, ilMelCinx1.1, whole genome shotgun sequence and includes:
- the LOC123661822 gene encoding chitooligosaccharidolytic beta-N-acetylglucosaminidase-like, translated to MAYFNLTRIFFGAGILGLPLAVSQGGIILGPIMSVGLGLLIIHMHITLVLSIDKALKDPRVLTKSNGVIYVCMLTATIVLTVFGVLGYWSFGTMEENVLRSLPFDDNSAILAIGLYLMSIAFVYPIQCYPAIQIIIEVIKNRDTPFPPSEKTLKMVEFVARPLFVLTSFFVCYLVPIQGAFVAFVGNLCTTLLALVFPALMELCILYPNQYGKYNFYLIKDLIIVIFGASSWVIGQLPLWTWDCIDDKCISTKATKYGRLQSLVTCNMLCTSVQLWPKPTGTVSLSKTALPVRADLFYLKILSFPSIHVRKNFIDAFELFRQDLYKMENNVSVIEPHCPVEIRVAINESGNNDPRMLFDTDESYRLKLTANLSAGCLIAEIASNSFCGARHALETLSQLLWFDPYAGTLLILDTANIEDSPRFRYRGLMLDTVHNYFPVNEICKTIDVMAATKLNTLHWRAADSQGLSIHFRSLSQLPYYELYKQGAVYTPEEVHVIAKHARKRGIKVLIEVDLSSLASNAWNCGSNILGQLIRDDVECSREYNNEFLCREIYQNNSHLYDVIEKIYAEIIEITGIDDIFHLAGEDICEYCLQSLNRTDPIELKLQITRNILQLLESKNKKLPNLILLWSTHLSDRIKIDLKKYLHKLGVQVLNIQMKNYVTGLRTVISYQDAWDFNSGYGEWYMDTGGVNYNSWQRVYEYRPWSWRNMAYVIGGEATVWSSLLGAGGLQARVWPRLAALGERLWSDSAESATHLVQVRLDVHRSRLNDRGIKYAPIWSMWCTQNYC